The Dermochelys coriacea isolate rDerCor1 chromosome 7, rDerCor1.pri.v4, whole genome shotgun sequence genome window below encodes:
- the CCDC51 gene encoding mitochondrial potassium channel isoform X2 has protein sequence MSLFTALCTLDLRSMYLFPFHFVTLLCFFILAVVLISDWIQDLDLMRCNATISSVWYGMQYRHSFIPRSQKMSLHVVRTYCSSVPKKPETKPAMEIAMVLFHRMTEVGKVLGKNSLKRISTTVKSWWDRYEEFVGLNEVRDAQGKVTEAEKVFMVARGIVREARESIEAQQIKLKEVRDRLDRVSREDTQYLELATLEHRLLQPLILPHFHWH, from the exons ATGTCTCTTTTTACAGCCTTATGTACATTAGATTTAAGAAGtatgtatttatttccttttcattttgtgacTCTTCTTTGCTTCTTTATCCTTGCAGTGGTTTTAATCAGTGATTGGATTCAAGATTTAGATCTCATGAGGTGTAATGCTACCATATCCTCAGTGTGGTATGGCATGCAATATCGCCATTCGTTTATACCGAGGAGCCAAAAAATGAGTTTACATGTAGTGAGGACTTACTGCTCATCAGTACCTAAGAAGCCTGAGACTAAGCCAGCAATGGAAATAGCCATGGTACTTTTTCATCGGATGACGGAAGTAGGGAAAGTTTTGGGAAAAAACTCCCTCAAAAGAATCTCTACAACGGTCAAAAGTTGGTGGGATAGATATGAAGAGTTTGTTGGTCTTAATGAAGTTCGAGACGCTCAAGGAAAAGTGACAGAG GCTGAAAAAGTGTTTATGGTAGCTCGAGGGATTGTACGAGAAGCTCGTGAGAGCATAGAAGCCCAGCAAATCAAACTGAAGGAAGTTCGCGATCGTTTGGATCGAGTATCCCGGGAAGACACCCAGTACTTGGAACTGGCTACCCTGGAACACAGGTTGCTGCAG